A section of the Clostridium sp. TW13 genome encodes:
- a CDS encoding amino acid ABC transporter permease, with protein sequence MNFLTLLKDSLPSLLSGLWVTAQVAVISLIFAVILGIVFGILSISTSSILRAISAIYIYIIRGTPLIIQALFLYFGVGQALNVRFNPIVAAIITLSLNAGAYMSEIFRAGIQAVPVGQTEAARSLGLNYVQTMSKVIIPQAIKIMVPSIMNQFIVTIKDTSILSVISIRELTLSGQIIIARNYKPFETYSIVAIMYFILITLLTLISKGVERKLHYGNRSK encoded by the coding sequence ATGAATTTTTTAACCTTATTAAAAGATAGCTTACCTAGTTTATTAAGTGGACTTTGGGTTACTGCACAAGTTGCAGTAATCTCCTTAATTTTTGCTGTAATTTTGGGTATTGTTTTTGGTATTCTAAGCATAAGCACTTCTAGCATTTTAAGAGCTATATCTGCTATCTATATTTACATAATACGTGGTACACCACTAATAATTCAAGCTCTATTCCTTTACTTTGGTGTAGGGCAGGCACTAAATGTCAGATTTAATCCTATAGTAGCTGCTATTATAACACTTTCTTTGAATGCAGGAGCTTATATGTCTGAAATATTTAGAGCTGGTATACAGGCTGTGCCTGTAGGTCAAACAGAGGCTGCAAGAAGTTTAGGACTAAATTATGTTCAGACTATGAGCAAGGTAATCATACCTCAAGCAATTAAAATTATGGTTCCATCAATAATGAATCAATTTATTGTTACAATAAAGGATACATCTATCTTATCTGTAATCAGTATTAGAGAACTTACTTTAAGTGGCCAAATTATTATAGCTAGAAACTACAAACCTTTTGAAACTTATAGTATTGTAGCAATAATGTACTTTATTTTAATAACTCTTTTAACATTAATATCAAAAGGTGTAGAAAGGAAATTGCATTATGGTAATAGAAGTAAGTAA
- a CDS encoding transporter substrate-binding domain-containing protein: MKKKSILSVILSSLLLVGLLQGCKANNTNNTQTAAKKYIIACDAKFAPFSFEENGTYKGIDVEILNAISKAENFQYELKPMDFEGIIPGLTSNQLDGALAAMSITEERKKSLDFSNGYFESGLSLVTNKSNTSIKSEADLKGKSVAIKKGTAGAKFAEDNKDKYSLVLNYFSDSPSMFQAVENGNADFLLEDFPVIAYKIKVDKNSKLKIVGDKLNTVNYGFAVNKGQNATLLSKFNSGLKKIKDNGEYDKIVAQYIAK, translated from the coding sequence ATGAAAAAAAAATCAATATTATCAGTCATATTATCATCATTACTTTTAGTAGGGTTATTACAAGGCTGTAAAGCAAATAATACTAATAATACACAAACTGCAGCCAAAAAGTATATTATAGCTTGCGATGCTAAATTTGCACCCTTCTCCTTTGAGGAAAATGGAACTTATAAAGGTATTGATGTTGAAATTCTAAACGCTATATCCAAAGCAGAAAATTTCCAATATGAATTAAAACCTATGGATTTTGAAGGAATAATTCCAGGTTTAACTTCAAATCAACTTGATGGAGCACTAGCTGCAATGAGCATCACTGAAGAAAGAAAAAAATCTTTAGATTTCTCCAATGGTTATTTTGAATCTGGTTTATCTTTAGTTACAAATAAAAGTAATACATCAATTAAGAGTGAAGCAGATTTAAAGGGTAAATCTGTGGCAATTAAAAAAGGAACTGCTGGTGCAAAATTTGCTGAAGACAACAAAGATAAATATTCTCTTGTATTAAACTATTTTAGTGATTCTCCTTCAATGTTTCAGGCTGTTGAAAATGGAAATGCGGATTTCTTATTAGAAGATTTTCCAGTAATAGCTTACAAAATAAAAGTTGATAAGAATTCTAAGCTAAAAATAGTTGGGGATAAGTTAAACACTGTAAATTATGGTTTTGCTGTTAACAAGGGACAAAATGCTACACTATTATCTAAATTTAACTCTGGTCTTAAAAAGATAAAAGATAATGGTGAATACGATAAGATTGTTGCACAATATATAGCTAAATAG
- a CDS encoding MgtC/SapB family protein: MIGIPEQLLRLFIASIVGILIGAERTKRGKSAGVATFSIICITSCFLTLISAYGFKNSTTDPTRLVANIITAIGFVAGGVIFTIGKDNQIKVTGITTGAIIFCVASLGIGIGLGLYWIVFTAILLVELNLIIAMKLKKHYAKQKKYLSLDEEEDYNPDL; this comes from the coding sequence ATGATTGGTATTCCTGAACAATTACTTAGATTATTTATTGCCTCAATTGTTGGAATTCTTATTGGGGCAGAAAGAACAAAAAGAGGCAAATCTGCCGGTGTAGCAACTTTTTCTATAATTTGCATAACTTCATGCTTTTTAACATTAATCTCTGCTTACGGCTTTAAAAATTCTACTACAGATCCTACTAGATTAGTTGCAAACATTATAACTGCTATCGGATTTGTAGCTGGTGGTGTAATTTTTACCATAGGTAAAGATAATCAAATAAAAGTTACAGGTATTACTACAGGAGCCATAATATTTTGTGTAGCTTCCTTAGGAATAGGCATTGGCCTTGGTTTGTATTGGATAGTGTTTACTGCTATATTGTTAGTTGAATTAAACTTAATCATTGCAATGAAATTGAAAAAACACTATGCAAAACAAAAGAAATACCTATCTCTTGATGAAGAAGAAGACTATAACCCAGATTTATAA
- the speD gene encoding adenosylmethionine decarboxylase — protein sequence MMLGLNDKLKIYGFNNLTKTLSFNIYDVCYAKGEREQKDYIAYIDEQYNSERLTKILCDVTEIIGANVLNISKQDYDPQGASVTILISEESLPIHLIDKSCNHGELEILKTRDSVVGHLDKSHVTVHTYPEYHPDNSIATFRVDIDVSTCGQISPLNALNYLIGSFDSDIITTDYRVRGFTRDMDGKKLFIDHEIASIQDYIDDTTLAKYDALDVNVYQSNIFHTKLLIKEINLQNYLFKKDVYELSPKERLDITQKLRREMIEIYSGMNIY from the coding sequence GTGATGTTAGGGTTGAATGATAAGCTGAAAATATACGGCTTTAACAACCTCACAAAAACACTTAGCTTCAACATATATGATGTATGCTATGCAAAAGGTGAACGTGAGCAAAAGGACTACATTGCTTATATTGATGAGCAATATAATTCGGAAAGATTGACTAAAATTTTATGTGATGTTACAGAGATTATTGGTGCCAATGTGCTTAATATTTCAAAGCAAGATTATGATCCACAAGGTGCTAGTGTTACAATTCTTATATCAGAAGAATCTCTACCAATACATTTAATTGATAAGTCATGTAATCATGGTGAGCTTGAAATCCTAAAAACTAGAGATAGTGTGGTTGGGCATCTAGATAAGAGTCATGTTACAGTTCATACTTATCCAGAATATCATCCAGACAATTCAATAGCAACTTTTAGAGTAGATATTGATGTTTCTACCTGTGGGCAGATTTCACCATTAAATGCTTTAAATTATTTGATTGGTAGTTTTGATTCTGACATCATAACAACTGATTATAGAGTTCGTGGATTTACACGTGATATGGATGGAAAAAAATTATTTATTGATCATGAAATAGCATCTATTCAAGATTATATAGATGATACTACTTTAGCTAAATATGATGCTTTAGATGTGAATGTATATCAATCTAATATTTTCCATACAAAACTTCTTATAAAAGAAATTAACCTTCAAAATTATCTCTTTAAGAAGGATGTTTATGAACTTTCACCAAAAGAGAGACTTGATATCACCCAAAAATTACGTAGAGAGATGATTGAAATTTATAGCGGTATGAATATATATTGA
- a CDS encoding aminotransferase class I/II-fold pyridoxal phosphate-dependent enzyme, whose amino-acid sequence MYKLKQDNAPIYEALVKYKSMRILPFDVPGHKHGKGNPKLTEFLGERCLSVDVNSMKPLDNLCHPVSVIKEAEELAADAFGAKHAFLMVNGTTSAVQAMVMSVCKKGDKIIMPRNVHRSAINALILSGATPVYINPGVNKKLGIPLGMSVSDIENAIKEHPEAKAVLVNNPTYYGICSNLKGIVELAHKHGMYVLVDEAHGTHFYFGENMPISAMAAGADMAAVSMHKTGGSLTQSSFLLTNCDLHVGYIRQIINLTQTTSGSYLLLTSLDLARRELALNGKEIFKRVTELAEYARKEINKIDGYYAYSKELIDNNEVFDFDVTKLSVFTRDMGLAGIEVYDILRDEYDIQIEFGDIGNILAIISVGDDMPAVERLVAAISQIKRLNEGNTGDSFDNEYINPDVVMTPQSAFYADKKSLPFDECVNKISGEFVMCYPPGIPILAPGERITREILDYISYSKEKGCFLTGTEDINIERINVVEEL is encoded by the coding sequence ATGTATAAATTGAAACAAGACAATGCTCCGATTTATGAAGCATTGGTTAAATATAAATCTATGAGAATATTACCATTCGATGTTCCAGGACATAAGCATGGAAAAGGAAATCCAAAATTAACTGAGTTTTTAGGGGAACGTTGTCTCTCAGTAGATGTTAATTCTATGAAACCTCTTGATAATTTATGTCATCCAGTTTCAGTTATTAAAGAAGCAGAAGAACTAGCAGCAGATGCATTTGGCGCTAAGCATGCTTTTCTTATGGTAAATGGTACTACATCTGCAGTGCAAGCAATGGTAATGAGCGTGTGCAAAAAAGGTGATAAAATTATTATGCCTAGAAATGTTCACAGAAGTGCAATTAATGCTTTGATACTAAGTGGAGCAACTCCAGTTTATATAAATCCAGGAGTAAATAAAAAGCTAGGTATACCTTTAGGAATGTCAGTATCAGATATAGAAAATGCAATTAAAGAGCATCCAGAAGCAAAGGCAGTTCTAGTTAATAATCCAACTTATTATGGAATTTGTTCAAATTTAAAAGGTATCGTAGAACTTGCCCACAAGCATGGAATGTATGTATTAGTGGACGAGGCTCATGGTACTCATTTTTACTTTGGCGAAAACATGCCTATATCAGCCATGGCTGCAGGAGCAGATATGGCTGCAGTAAGCATGCATAAGACTGGAGGATCGTTAACTCAAAGTTCATTTTTACTTACAAATTGTGATTTACACGTGGGATATATTCGTCAAATAATTAATTTGACTCAAACTACTAGTGGATCATATTTATTATTAACTTCTCTAGATTTGGCGAGAAGAGAACTAGCACTTAATGGTAAGGAAATATTTAAAAGAGTAACAGAATTAGCCGAATATGCTAGAAAAGAAATCAATAAGATAGATGGATATTATGCTTATTCAAAAGAATTAATTGATAATAATGAAGTGTTTGATTTTGATGTTACAAAGCTTTCGGTATTTACAAGAGACATGGGACTTGCAGGTATAGAAGTTTATGATATTCTTAGAGATGAATATGATATACAAATTGAATTTGGAGACATTGGAAACATTTTGGCAATAATTTCTGTAGGAGATGATATGCCCGCTGTGGAAAGATTAGTTGCAGCTATTTCTCAAATAAAAAGATTAAATGAGGGAAATACAGGTGACTCTTTTGACAACGAATATATTAATCCAGATGTTGTTATGACTCCACAAAGCGCATTTTATGCAGATAAAAAATCACTGCCTTTTGACGAATGTGTTAATAAAATTAGTGGAGAATTTGTAATGTGTTATCCACCAGGAATTCCTATACTTGCTCCTGGGGAAAGAATTACTAGAGAGATTTTAGATTATATTAGTTATTCAAAGGAAAAAGGATGTTTCCTTACAGGAACAGAAGATATAAACATAGAAAGAATTAATGTTGTGGAGGAATTGTAA
- the speE gene encoding polyamine aminopropyltransferase encodes MELWYTEEHAKDVRFSIKVDKQLCSVQSDFQRIDVFDSKEFGRFLTIDGLVMITEKDEFIYHDMIVHVPMATNPNIKKVLVIGAGDGGTIRELSRYSTIEKIDMVEIDKVVVDVCKEYLQQTACGFDNEKVNLYFEDGLKFVKTKENEYDLIIVDSTDPIGPGEGLFTSDFYSNCYRALNENGILVNQHESPYYSEYAKAMKRAHKRIEEFFPICKVYQVHIPTYASGHWLFGFASKKFDPISDLNEEAWNNLKIKTKYYNTDIHKGSFALPNYVKDLLAEAEK; translated from the coding sequence ATGGAATTATGGTATACTGAAGAACATGCTAAAGATGTCAGGTTTTCTATAAAAGTTGACAAACAACTTTGTTCAGTGCAAAGTGATTTTCAAAGAATTGATGTTTTTGATTCAAAGGAATTTGGTAGATTCTTGACTATAGACGGTTTAGTTATGATAACAGAAAAAGATGAATTTATTTATCATGACATGATAGTGCACGTACCTATGGCAACTAATCCTAATATTAAAAAGGTACTAGTAATAGGTGCTGGTGATGGTGGTACAATAAGAGAACTATCAAGATATAGTACTATAGAAAAAATTGATATGGTAGAAATCGATAAAGTCGTAGTAGATGTATGTAAGGAATATTTACAACAAACTGCTTGTGGTTTTGATAATGAAAAGGTAAATCTATATTTTGAAGATGGTCTTAAGTTTGTTAAAACAAAAGAAAATGAATATGATTTAATTATAGTAGATTCAACAGATCCTATTGGACCTGGAGAAGGATTATTTACATCAGATTTTTATAGCAACTGCTACAGAGCACTTAATGAAAATGGAATACTTGTAAATCAACATGAATCTCCATACTATTCAGAATATGCAAAAGCTATGAAACGTGCTCATAAGAGAATAGAAGAGTTCTTCCCAATATGTAAGGTTTATCAAGTTCATATACCTACTTATGCTTCTGGACATTGGTTATTTGGATTTGCTTCAAAGAAGTTTGATCCGATATCAGATTTAAATGAAGAAGCTTGGAATAACTTAAAAATAAAAACTAAGTATTATAATACTGATATTCACAAGGGAAGCTTTGCTTTACCTAATTACGTAAAAGATCTTTTAGCTGAAGCTGAAAAGTAA
- a CDS encoding CorA family divalent cation transporter: MINLINKASVQSPDNICINDNELYLGLFTIEDFDLVYSKLNLDEKIITECHKNGTSKFESHLGFDFIKLILPTSKDSKDKQTKIFIYFSSNLLIFISNNNNILKKISSDFKSSDTNIITLEKVLYAFLEKLTSEDSLMLEKLEQHISNLEEKLITSSNYDNYINEIITLRRRLLSLKRYYEQLIAIGESIEENENELISEKQLKYFKMFTHRMNRLFNSVINLRDYVTQVREAYQAQVDINQNNLMKIFTLITTIFFPLTLIVGWYGMNFQMPEYGWKYGYPIVITLSISIIVICIFLFRKKKWF, from the coding sequence ATGATTAATTTAATAAATAAAGCTAGTGTTCAATCACCAGACAATATTTGTATAAATGATAATGAATTATATCTTGGATTATTTACCATAGAAGATTTTGATTTAGTATATTCAAAATTAAATTTAGATGAAAAAATTATTACTGAATGCCATAAAAATGGTACATCTAAATTTGAAAGTCATTTAGGATTTGACTTCATTAAATTAATATTGCCAACTTCAAAGGATTCAAAAGACAAACAAACTAAAATATTTATTTATTTTAGTTCAAATTTATTGATATTTATAAGCAACAACAACAATATTCTCAAAAAAATATCTTCAGATTTTAAATCTAGTGACACTAATATAATAACTTTAGAGAAGGTACTATATGCATTCCTTGAAAAATTAACTTCTGAAGATTCACTTATGCTTGAAAAACTAGAGCAGCATATTTCAAATCTTGAAGAGAAGCTTATAACCTCATCAAATTATGATAACTATATCAATGAGATTATTACATTACGTAGAAGACTTCTAAGCTTAAAACGTTATTATGAACAATTAATAGCTATAGGTGAATCCATAGAAGAAAATGAAAATGAATTGATTTCTGAAAAACAACTTAAATATTTTAAAATGTTTACTCATAGAATGAACAGACTTTTTAATAGTGTAATAAATTTAAGAGATTATGTAACTCAAGTTAGAGAAGCTTATCAAGCTCAGGTAGATATAAATCAAAATAATCTTATGAAAATCTTCACTCTTATTACTACTATATTCTTTCCTTTAACCCTTATTGTGGGTTGGTATGGGATGAACTTTCAAATGCCTGAATATGGTTGGAAGTATGGTTATCCTATAGTGATTACTCTAAGTATATCTATAATAGTAATTTGTATTTTCTTGTTTAGGAAGAAGAAATGGTTTTAA
- a CDS encoding flavin reductase — protein MDESALFALSYGMFILSTEADGIKNACIVNTVAQVTQDPIRVSLTILKKNYTTELISKSNKFSVSVLSKKASLDTVAHFGYSSGRNKDKFEGIDYKIDGINNPIVENDCIATMSCKVVQTIDLGTHLLFIADVVEANKLSKDEPMTYSYYRDLKAGKVSNQSKTEENKELEKEEKPLYECVVCHYIYDGDIPFEDLPDDYLCPICHKPKSAFKRIN, from the coding sequence ATGGATGAATCAGCATTATTTGCGCTAAGTTATGGCATGTTTATATTGAGTACTGAAGCTGATGGAATAAAAAATGCTTGTATAGTAAACACTGTAGCTCAAGTAACACAAGATCCAATAAGAGTTAGTTTAACAATACTGAAGAAGAACTACACAACCGAATTAATAAGTAAATCAAATAAATTCTCAGTATCAGTTTTGAGTAAAAAAGCTTCCCTAGATACCGTTGCTCACTTTGGATATAGTAGTGGGAGGAATAAGGATAAATTTGAAGGAATAGATTATAAAATAGATGGGATTAACAATCCAATAGTAGAGAATGACTGTATAGCTACGATGTCATGTAAGGTAGTACAAACTATAGATTTAGGAACTCATCTATTGTTTATTGCAGATGTTGTTGAGGCTAATAAGTTATCAAAAGATGAACCTATGACTTATAGTTATTATAGAGATTTAAAAGCAGGAAAAGTATCAAATCAATCTAAAACTGAAGAAAATAAAGAATTAGAAAAAGAAGAAAAGCCTTTATATGAATGTGTAGTTTGCCATTATATTTATGATGGGGATATTCCTTTTGAGGATTTGCCAGATGATTATTTATGTCCTATTTGTCACAAACCTAAATCAGCTTTTAAGAGAATAAATTAA
- the dapF gene encoding diaminopimelate epimerase, protein MNILIRKCHGTANDFILIDEISNKYSFTDKDRATLAKNLCDRQNSIGADGILFLQSSTTCDAKMRIFNSDGSEAQMCGNGLRCIGRYALELLDKTELDIETLTAHYKVVKAPSLYKDIYTVQIWLNTVNFNVDSLPMIFDKEQCLFETIDELDSNLKVTAVSMTNPHIVTFVPELDNTLIQPLGEKANNLKSVFPQGVNFNFVKEIDENSIYVRTYERGCGITKSCGTGMTASTITFCLEHPECYGKDVTVYNDGGMIKINVTKSGDTYENKFIGNASYVFDAEIEIDDNFALENTISKKFYDEEISVYDEFLSYTRELTK, encoded by the coding sequence ATGAACATACTTATAAGAAAATGTCACGGAACAGCCAATGACTTCATTTTAATTGACGAAATATCAAATAAGTACTCTTTTACTGATAAAGATAGAGCTACACTTGCAAAGAACCTTTGTGATAGACAAAATAGCATTGGAGCTGATGGAATTTTATTTTTACAATCTAGCACTACTTGTGATGCAAAAATGAGAATATTTAATTCTGATGGTTCTGAAGCACAAATGTGTGGAAACGGCCTTAGATGTATTGGTAGATATGCTCTTGAGCTTTTAGATAAAACAGAACTTGACATAGAAACACTTACAGCTCACTACAAAGTAGTCAAGGCTCCTAGCCTTTATAAAGATATTTATACTGTACAAATATGGTTAAACACTGTTAATTTTAACGTTGATTCTCTTCCTATGATATTTGATAAAGAACAATGCTTATTTGAGACCATAGATGAATTGGATTCTAATTTAAAAGTTACTGCAGTAAGTATGACTAATCCTCATATTGTAACTTTTGTACCTGAATTAGATAATACTTTAATTCAACCTCTTGGAGAAAAAGCAAATAACTTAAAATCAGTATTTCCTCAAGGTGTAAACTTTAACTTTGTAAAAGAGATTGATGAAAACAGTATTTATGTAAGAACTTATGAGAGAGGTTGCGGAATCACTAAATCCTGTGGTACAGGAATGACTGCTTCTACCATAACATTTTGTCTTGAACACCCTGAATGTTATGGAAAAGATGTTACTGTGTACAATGATGGCGGAATGATAAAAATAAACGTAACTAAATCTGGTGATACTTACGAAAATAAATTTATTGGAAATGCTTCTTATGTCTTTGATGCAGAAATTGAAATAGATGATAACTTTGCCTTAGAAAACACTATATCAAAAAAATTCTACGATGAAGAAATTTCAGTTTATGATGAATTTCTGTCTTATACTCGAGAACTAACTAAATAG
- the ndk gene encoding nucleoside-diphosphate kinase — protein sequence MEKVQKSLVLIKPDAVERKLVGKIISMYEEHGLNIAAMKLVKLDKTFAEIHYKEHKGKSFFNDLIKTITRSEIVAIVLQGENAIEKIRRINGNTNPEKAEEGTIRKMYALNNTENSVHASDCEESAEREIKLWFPELVAKEEWFSARNM from the coding sequence ATGGAAAAAGTACAAAAAAGTTTAGTTCTAATCAAACCTGATGCAGTGGAACGAAAACTAGTTGGGAAAATTATAAGTATGTACGAGGAGCATGGCTTAAATATAGCAGCAATGAAGCTTGTAAAATTGGATAAGACTTTTGCTGAAATACATTATAAAGAGCATAAAGGAAAGTCTTTTTTTAATGATTTAATTAAGACTATAACAAGAAGCGAAATTGTGGCTATAGTACTACAAGGAGAAAATGCTATAGAAAAAATAAGGCGTATTAATGGCAATACGAATCCTGAAAAAGCAGAAGAGGGTACTATAAGGAAAATGTATGCTTTAAATAATACAGAGAATTCAGTACATGCTTCTGACTGTGAAGAAAGTGCAGAAAGAGAAATAAAACTATGGTTTCCAGAACTTGTGGCTAAAGAGGAATGGTTCAGTGCCAGAAATATGTAA
- a CDS encoding ABC transporter substrate-binding protein — MKKFKRLAILFFIPILISSSFAGCAIDSNRTVLHLFNAGDYIDEDLLSQFEDETGIEVSMDIFETNEMMYQKVKKGDSGYDLIIPSDYMIEKMKKENLLDKIDFDNIPNYQNIDDNFKNLSYDPKNEYSVPYFWGTYGIMYNKKVVSDPVDSWSILWNPKYKGKILMLDAVRDSMGVALKKLGYSLNTVNQDQINAARDELLKQRSLVKAYVGDEVKELMSREEASLAVMYSGDYLTVKQNNEDLAYAIPKEGTNKWFDAMVIPKNAKNKSAAEQFIDFMLDPEVAKQNAEYVGYSTPNKAAFELLDPSIKSNKLLYPEKSLLDKCEIFKDLGENISKYDDAWFQVKSK, encoded by the coding sequence TTGAAGAAATTTAAGAGACTTGCCATATTATTCTTTATTCCAATACTAATATCTTCATCTTTTGCTGGTTGTGCAATAGATTCTAATAGAACAGTTCTTCATTTATTTAATGCTGGAGATTACATTGATGAGGATCTTTTATCACAATTTGAAGATGAAACTGGCATAGAAGTTTCCATGGATATATTTGAAACAAATGAAATGATGTATCAAAAAGTCAAAAAAGGTGATTCAGGCTATGATTTGATAATTCCGTCAGATTATATGATTGAAAAAATGAAAAAAGAAAACCTTCTAGACAAAATTGACTTTGATAATATTCCAAACTATCAAAACATAGATGATAATTTTAAAAACTTATCCTATGACCCTAAAAATGAATATTCTGTACCATATTTTTGGGGTACCTATGGTATCATGTATAATAAAAAGGTAGTTTCAGATCCGGTAGATAGTTGGTCTATACTATGGAATCCAAAGTATAAAGGTAAAATATTAATGCTTGATGCTGTAAGAGATTCAATGGGGGTAGCTTTAAAAAAATTAGGTTATTCTTTAAATACAGTGAATCAAGACCAAATAAATGCTGCTAGAGATGAACTACTAAAGCAAAGATCTTTAGTAAAAGCCTATGTGGGAGATGAAGTAAAAGAATTAATGTCTAGAGAAGAAGCTTCTCTAGCTGTAATGTATTCTGGAGATTACCTAACAGTAAAACAAAATAATGAAGACTTAGCATATGCCATTCCTAAAGAAGGCACAAATAAATGGTTTGATGCTATGGTAATTCCTAAAAATGCAAAAAACAAAAGTGCTGCGGAACAATTTATAGACTTTATGTTAGATCCAGAAGTTGCTAAACAAAATGCTGAATATGTTGGATACTCTACTCCAAATAAAGCTGCTTTCGAACTCTTAGATCCTTCTATTAAGTCAAATAAGTTATTATATCCTGAAAAGTCTTTACTTGATAAATGCGAAATCTTTAAAGATTTAGGAGAAAATATCTCAAAGTATGACGATGCATGGTTCCAAGTAAAATCAAAATAA
- a CDS encoding ABC transporter permease: MLKKAGVKLYTFIIFLFLYAPIIALIIFSFNNSRTMGVWKGFTFKWYLQLFHNRRILRALYYTVLIAISSAVISTIVGTISSIAIYKLKGFKKKLTLNITNLPVLNPDIVTGIALMSLFTFLSIKLGLLSMLLAHITFGIPYVILSVLPKLKQLPTNLEDAALDLGATPRYTLRKVILPLIKPGIASGFLMAFTMSIDDFVISFFTAGPGVTNLSIEVYSMAKRGIKPEINALSTLMFLVVLFLLLIINRKDSKGGGKKFEEI; this comes from the coding sequence ATGCTAAAAAAAGCTGGAGTAAAACTTTATACTTTTATTATTTTCCTATTTTTATACGCACCCATAATAGCATTAATTATATTTTCCTTTAATAATTCAAGAACGATGGGTGTTTGGAAAGGTTTCACCTTTAAATGGTATCTCCAATTGTTTCACAATAGAAGAATTTTAAGAGCTCTTTATTATACAGTACTTATCGCAATCTCTTCTGCTGTTATATCGACAATAGTTGGAACTATTAGCTCCATAGCCATATATAAGTTAAAAGGCTTCAAAAAGAAATTAACTTTAAATATAACTAATCTACCTGTATTGAATCCTGATATTGTTACTGGTATTGCATTAATGAGTTTATTTACATTCTTAAGCATTAAACTTGGATTACTTTCGATGTTATTAGCTCATATTACCTTTGGTATCCCCTACGTAATTCTATCTGTATTACCAAAGTTAAAGCAACTTCCAACTAACTTAGAGGATGCAGCTTTAGACCTTGGTGCTACTCCACGTTATACACTAAGAAAAGTTATATTACCTTTAATTAAACCTGGTATAGCTTCAGGATTTTTAATGGCATTTACTATGTCCATAGATGATTTTGTAATAAGTTTCTTCACCGCTGGACCTGGTGTAACAAATCTTTCTATAGAAGTTTATTCTATGGCTAAAAGAGGTATAAAGCCTGAAATTAATGCATTGTCTACACTGATGTTTTTAGTTGTTTTATTCCTACTATTAATAATCAATAGAAAAGACTCAAAAGGAGGAGGCAAAAAATTTGAAGAAATTTAA